The following proteins are co-located in the Desulfatitalea tepidiphila genome:
- a CDS encoding flagellar hook-length control protein FliK, translating into MDITGIFKAILSPDQEQISGPFEGLRPGESLTGKVLRVEADGRLLIDLGRFRALAQANIPAQPGQRLNLIVETVGDPIHLRLQQQADASAARPVPEMAPTFMFKPAELQLIAKTIARLVGRVPMPAQTQTLADSGKPVAVEPLPEGFNSRGNLPALGVVKGAVQANSAVRPIEQSLLQLGVFLAKPSIDAPVQQWVEVLRSHVEDNGHLFETRLAHVLESAHQGAEKGAEPALQGVLRHDLKPQLLTLKSFLSASDDQVVAALAQRADAQEVAMLRQAVDRLLGHVEQQQQRGIQRSGDGDTFQVFAHLLPVKEDAEPVRIKIYYPRKRAGGQEREPHRIALLLTMDRLGSVRADIAMVGRLLSVRFFVEDRSVCDIFDHHLHLIDELLAGYFDQVDVAAFVSKEKIDQFEGEDLTGVPAGKVDVTI; encoded by the coding sequence ATGGATATTACCGGCATCTTCAAGGCGATCCTCTCGCCCGATCAAGAACAGATTTCAGGGCCTTTTGAAGGTTTGCGTCCGGGCGAGAGTTTGACGGGCAAGGTGCTGCGGGTGGAAGCCGACGGCAGACTGCTGATCGATTTGGGCAGGTTCCGGGCCCTGGCTCAGGCCAACATTCCTGCCCAGCCCGGCCAACGGCTGAATCTGATTGTCGAGACGGTTGGTGATCCGATTCACTTGCGGTTGCAACAGCAAGCAGATGCGTCTGCGGCCCGGCCTGTGCCGGAAATGGCGCCGACGTTTATGTTCAAACCCGCCGAACTGCAACTCATCGCCAAAACCATTGCCAGGCTCGTCGGCCGGGTGCCCATGCCGGCCCAAACCCAGACCCTGGCTGACAGCGGAAAGCCGGTTGCCGTCGAGCCGCTTCCCGAAGGTTTCAACTCGAGGGGGAATCTCCCGGCTCTCGGCGTGGTAAAGGGCGCAGTGCAGGCGAACAGTGCGGTGCGGCCTATCGAACAGTCCCTGCTGCAGTTGGGCGTTTTCCTGGCAAAGCCAAGCATTGATGCGCCGGTTCAACAATGGGTGGAGGTGCTGCGCTCGCACGTCGAGGACAACGGTCACCTATTTGAAACGCGGTTGGCCCATGTCCTGGAATCCGCCCACCAGGGTGCCGAAAAGGGCGCTGAACCCGCATTGCAGGGCGTCCTGAGGCATGATTTGAAACCCCAATTGCTGACCCTCAAAAGCTTTCTATCGGCATCGGACGATCAGGTCGTCGCCGCATTGGCCCAACGCGCCGACGCCCAGGAAGTCGCCATGCTGCGCCAAGCCGTGGATCGGCTCCTGGGCCATGTCGAACAGCAGCAACAAAGGGGGATTCAGCGTTCGGGAGACGGCGATACCTTTCAGGTGTTCGCCCACCTGTTGCCGGTTAAAGAGGATGCCGAGCCGGTGCGAATCAAGATCTACTATCCTCGAAAGCGTGCCGGCGGCCAGGAGCGGGAGCCGCACCGGATCGCGCTGCTGCTGACCATGGATCGCCTGGGGTCGGTGCGCGCCGACATCGCCATGGTCGGGCGGCTGTTGAGTGTCCGTTTCTTTGTCGAGGATCGATCGGTTTGCGACATCTTCGATCACCATCTGCACCTGATAGACGAACTGTTGGCAGGATATTTCGATCAAGTCGATGTCGCCGCCTTTGTATCCAAAGAGAAGATCGACCAGTTCGAAGGCGAGGACTTGACCGGCGTGCCGGCCGGCAAGGTGGATGTGACGATTTAA
- the hemW gene encoding radical SAM family heme chaperone HemW, which produces MRQQENDTKADSGIYVHIPFCQSKCPYCDFYSIIDTSRIPEFLKALKVEMKLAATTGTRADTLYIGGGTPSLLTPKQMGLIVDWAAACFNLDPTAEMTLEINPATATKRDLQDYAAFGFNRLNIGVQSFNDQNLAFLGRRHSADQALAAVRAGVEAGFTNIGLDLIFGLPDQSTSTWKNDLLQAIRLAPKHLACYMLSYEPHTPLHQDMQSGRVVPLSELRTADLFRMTHDFLGVAGYEHYEVSNYAQNSRWRSKHNQKYWNFVPYIGLGPSAHSFNPPERRWNHRFLDDYLKALSQGQLPVSDQEHLSEEQQMIESLFLGLRQSDGIDFIRFQNRFHSDFKLYFHTALDRFSAEGWIEIDDQRCRLTVEGMLFLDRIVEELVDMIN; this is translated from the coding sequence ATGCGTCAGCAGGAAAACGATACGAAGGCGGACAGCGGCATCTATGTGCATATCCCCTTTTGCCAGAGCAAGTGCCCCTATTGTGATTTCTACTCGATCATCGATACGAGCCGCATCCCTGAATTTCTCAAGGCTCTGAAAGTCGAAATGAAATTGGCTGCAACAACGGGTACGCGGGCAGACACTCTGTATATCGGAGGGGGGACACCGTCGCTTCTGACACCCAAACAGATGGGACTTATTGTCGATTGGGCGGCGGCCTGTTTCAATCTCGACCCTACCGCGGAAATGACGCTGGAAATCAATCCGGCCACTGCTACCAAACGAGATCTGCAGGATTATGCCGCCTTCGGTTTCAACCGTTTGAATATCGGCGTTCAGTCCTTCAACGACCAGAACCTGGCGTTTTTAGGCCGTAGGCACAGCGCGGACCAGGCCTTGGCAGCCGTGCGGGCGGGTGTGGAGGCAGGTTTCACCAATATCGGCCTGGATCTCATCTTTGGCTTGCCGGATCAATCGACCAGCACCTGGAAAAATGATCTGTTGCAGGCCATTCGTTTGGCTCCCAAACACCTGGCCTGTTACATGTTGTCCTATGAACCTCATACGCCATTGCACCAGGACATGCAGAGCGGCCGCGTCGTCCCGCTGTCGGAATTGCGAACCGCCGATCTGTTTCGCATGACGCACGATTTTCTGGGGGTCGCCGGGTACGAACATTATGAAGTATCCAATTACGCCCAAAATAGCCGCTGGCGTTCCAAGCATAACCAAAAATATTGGAACTTCGTGCCCTATATCGGATTGGGGCCATCGGCCCACAGTTTCAACCCGCCCGAACGTCGATGGAACCATCGATTCCTGGACGACTATTTAAAAGCCCTTTCCCAAGGCCAGCTCCCGGTATCCGACCAGGAGCATCTTTCCGAAGAACAGCAAATGATCGAATCCTTGTTCCTGGGGTTACGGCAGTCCGATGGCATCGACTTCATCCGTTTTCAAAATCGATTTCACAGTGATTTCAAGCTCTATTTCCATACGGCGCTCGACCGTTTTTCCGCCGAAGGCTGGATTGAAATAGACGATCAGCGATGCCGCCTGACGGTTGAGGGCATGCTCTTTCTGGATCGGATCGTGGAAGAGTTGGTGGATATGATCAACTGA
- the yjgA gene encoding ribosome biogenesis factor YjgA: MPSDIETQGLETAQRPSKTKQKKSAHDAQRVGEALCALNDTKLNAIQMPAELREAVVAARHMRQHGARRRQMQYIGALMRRVDLAALQKEIDSANFEGHEERRRFKQVEIWRDELAAGDESRMAWLEEAFQNLEKEHLRSLIDAVTRSNAEAERRKAGKALFRYLRQLVS; the protein is encoded by the coding sequence TTGCCTTCCGACATTGAAACGCAGGGCCTTGAAACAGCACAGAGGCCAAGCAAAACAAAGCAAAAAAAATCGGCCCACGATGCTCAGCGCGTGGGTGAGGCACTTTGCGCTCTGAACGATACAAAGCTGAACGCGATCCAGATGCCCGCGGAGTTGCGTGAAGCCGTGGTCGCCGCACGCCATATGCGTCAACATGGTGCGCGGCGGCGTCAGATGCAATATATCGGCGCTTTGATGCGTCGCGTCGATTTAGCGGCTCTGCAGAAAGAGATCGATTCGGCCAATTTCGAAGGGCATGAAGAAAGACGGCGTTTCAAGCAGGTCGAGATTTGGCGGGACGAGCTTGCAGCGGGGGATGAGAGCCGCATGGCATGGCTGGAAGAAGCGTTCCAAAACCTGGAAAAGGAACATCTTCGCAGCCTGATCGATGCCGTAACCCGTTCAAATGCCGAGGCTGAACGTCGCAAGGCGGGAAAAGCGCTGTTTCGGTACCTTCGACAGCTGGTCAGTTGA
- the recB gene encoding exodeoxyribonuclease V subunit beta, giving the protein MVLEMAEDFWRRYLSPAPAELVAFAINHLKGPEELAALFHQCRAPQADVLPPAIEPPLTAIEDWRNAARQVAQAWPTSRQAVLGLLASEGLNAKYYGKCAPDPKSSAKTTPRQALLALLASQMDGWDGRYPCVDLLERLAPSFLVKATKKKFITPQHSFFELCEHALACQVEMETQMASYLRYLKARLLNEARERLDEKKRRQNMLFFDDLLIQVHRALQSQNAPGLVQAIRGQYRAALVDEFQDTDALQYEIFTRLFSDESALLFMIGDPKQAIYSFRGADLFSYLRAKAEAPHQYTLAQNWRATPQLVRAINALFVGHPAPFGYPQIGYPPAVAARPDTLPGMTPFHLWYVTRGETQEPTRPIAQEAATDLIVAAVAEEIVALLSRKEAQISFEPQQIAVLTRTHRQAQKVKSALSERRVPAVLHSAGSVFETREADALGFLLEAVAAPSDPFRVRAALACELIGAPARELCASVEAPTPEWEARWARFGDYHHVWQQEGFYPMFTRIMTGEGIKERLLCHPDGERRLTNLLHLAELLHQASSLNSLRPEMLLAWFERQRRDGGQSEDVQKLRLESDAKAVRIITIHKSKGLQFDVVFCPFVWAGARTDDKSIAFHDPDAGHRLTYAIGPDIDPGYSELALQETLAENIRLLYVAVTRAKKTCYLAWGCIRGTEISAPAYLFHGPFDGELTGKSIGALKLKMAAMTDAQLISELALLEKRAEGTICVQPLPQSTGTFHNATHDIAELIDPRRFRSHLDTRWRIASFSNLTAGAALHEVDAADRDADQVTAPAGQGEASRVPSIFSFPKGAQAGLFFHDLLEHWDFTNMDDAEQRALAVAKLTHHEYDIEWLDAVVGMMSRLGRVRLGAHGQGAPFCLSQVPWGQRINEMEFHFPLKQIDAQTLGRIFDGHGLSLTPHQWTRLHFSPIHGFMKGYVDMIFAHDGRYYLVDWKSNHLGNSLDEYHPQHLSNTMADAFYHLQYHLYVVALDQWLRRRVGGYRYEAHFGGVYYIFLRGIGEPDADTGIYYDLPGEGLVDTLREALLEECR; this is encoded by the coding sequence GTGGTGCTGGAAATGGCCGAGGATTTTTGGCGGCGTTACCTCTCTCCAGCCCCCGCTGAGTTGGTCGCTTTTGCCATCAACCATCTCAAGGGACCCGAGGAACTGGCCGCCTTGTTTCACCAATGCCGCGCCCCTCAAGCGGACGTCCTGCCGCCGGCCATAGAACCACCCCTGACGGCTATCGAGGATTGGCGAAACGCGGCCCGTCAGGTTGCTCAGGCGTGGCCTACCTCAAGGCAGGCGGTCCTGGGACTGCTTGCCTCAGAGGGGTTGAATGCCAAATACTACGGTAAATGTGCGCCCGACCCGAAGTCATCAGCCAAAACCACCCCGCGACAAGCACTGTTGGCCCTGCTGGCCAGTCAAATGGATGGCTGGGACGGACGCTATCCATGTGTCGACCTGCTGGAGCGTTTGGCACCTTCCTTTTTGGTCAAGGCCACCAAAAAAAAATTCATCACACCACAGCACTCTTTTTTTGAACTCTGCGAGCATGCCCTCGCCTGCCAGGTGGAGATGGAAACCCAGATGGCCTCCTATTTGCGTTATCTCAAGGCGCGACTGCTCAACGAGGCCAGAGAGCGATTGGACGAAAAAAAGCGTCGGCAGAACATGCTGTTTTTCGATGACCTGCTGATTCAGGTGCATCGTGCCCTTCAAAGCCAAAATGCGCCAGGACTCGTCCAGGCAATCCGCGGTCAATACCGAGCCGCCCTCGTGGACGAATTTCAAGATACCGACGCGCTTCAATATGAAATTTTCACCCGTCTTTTCTCCGATGAAAGTGCATTGCTTTTTATGATAGGCGACCCCAAGCAGGCCATTTACAGCTTTCGCGGGGCGGATCTGTTCTCCTATTTAAGGGCCAAGGCAGAGGCCCCACATCAATACACGCTGGCCCAGAACTGGCGCGCCACCCCCCAGTTGGTCCGGGCCATCAATGCCTTGTTCGTCGGCCATCCGGCACCGTTCGGATACCCGCAAATCGGCTATCCGCCGGCTGTGGCCGCGCGACCGGATACGCTACCCGGAATGACGCCTTTTCACCTTTGGTATGTAACCAGAGGGGAAACGCAGGAGCCGACACGACCCATTGCCCAGGAGGCGGCCACCGACCTGATCGTCGCCGCCGTGGCCGAGGAGATCGTGGCGCTTCTCAGCCGAAAAGAGGCCCAAATTTCTTTCGAACCCCAGCAAATTGCGGTGCTGACCCGCACTCACAGGCAGGCCCAGAAGGTCAAAAGCGCCCTTTCCGAGCGCCGGGTGCCGGCCGTACTGCACAGCGCGGGAAGCGTGTTCGAAACGCGTGAGGCCGACGCCTTGGGCTTCCTATTGGAAGCAGTGGCCGCCCCGTCGGATCCCTTTCGGGTGAGGGCCGCTCTGGCATGCGAGCTGATCGGTGCCCCTGCCAGGGAGCTTTGCGCCTCGGTCGAGGCGCCGACCCCCGAGTGGGAGGCGCGTTGGGCAAGGTTCGGTGACTATCATCATGTCTGGCAGCAAGAGGGATTCTACCCCATGTTCACCCGGATCATGACGGGCGAGGGGATCAAAGAACGCCTGCTTTGCCACCCGGATGGCGAGCGCCGCTTGACCAACTTGCTCCATCTGGCAGAACTGCTGCACCAGGCCTCGTCTCTCAATTCCCTGCGACCGGAAATGCTGCTCGCATGGTTCGAACGCCAACGCCGGGATGGGGGTCAGAGCGAAGATGTTCAAAAGCTTCGCCTGGAAAGCGATGCCAAGGCCGTACGCATCATTACCATTCATAAAAGCAAAGGCTTGCAATTCGATGTGGTTTTCTGTCCGTTCGTCTGGGCCGGTGCCCGGACCGACGACAAGAGTATCGCCTTCCACGATCCCGACGCCGGTCATCGGCTCACATACGCTATCGGGCCGGACATCGACCCGGGATATTCAGAACTGGCCTTGCAGGAGACGTTGGCAGAGAACATACGATTACTGTATGTGGCCGTCACCCGAGCCAAGAAGACATGCTACCTGGCATGGGGCTGCATCCGAGGCACCGAAATATCGGCGCCGGCCTATTTGTTTCATGGTCCATTCGATGGTGAACTGACGGGTAAAAGCATTGGCGCGCTGAAACTCAAAATGGCGGCGATGACCGATGCTCAGCTCATCTCGGAGTTGGCTCTCCTGGAAAAGCGGGCCGAGGGAACCATCTGCGTTCAACCTTTGCCGCAATCCACCGGGACTTTCCACAACGCCACTCACGATATTGCGGAGTTGATCGATCCGCGCCGGTTCCGAAGCCACTTGGATACCCGATGGCGGATTGCCAGCTTTTCGAACTTGACGGCCGGTGCCGCACTCCATGAGGTGGATGCTGCCGACCGGGATGCCGATCAGGTTACGGCACCCGCAGGCCAAGGCGAGGCGTCGAGAGTGCCTTCCATCTTCAGCTTTCCGAAGGGTGCCCAGGCCGGCCTGTTTTTTCACGATCTGCTGGAGCATTGGGACTTTACCAATATGGACGACGCAGAGCAGCGCGCACTGGCGGTCGCCAAGCTGACCCACCATGAATATGACATCGAGTGGCTCGATGCCGTTGTGGGCATGATGTCGCGATTGGGCCGGGTGCGCCTCGGTGCCCATGGGCAGGGGGCCCCCTTTTGCCTTTCGCAGGTGCCGTGGGGGCAACGGATCAACGAAATGGAGTTTCATTTTCCACTTAAGCAGATCGATGCTCAAACGCTGGGGCGGATTTTCGATGGCCACGGTCTGTCTCTGACGCCACACCAGTGGACTCGCCTCCATTTTTCGCCGATCCACGGCTTCATGAAGGGATATGTCGACATGATTTTTGCCCACGACGGCCGCTACTATCTCGTGGACTGGAAGTCCAATCACCTGGGCAACAGCCTCGATGAGTATCATCCGCAACACCTGTCCAACACCATGGCCGACGCATTTTACCATCTGCAATACCACCTGTACGTCGTCGCCCTCGACCAGTGGCTGCGCAGACGGGTCGGCGGCTATCGTTACGAGGCGCACTTCGGAGGTGTTTACTATATTTTTCTGCGGGGGATAGGGGAGCCCGATGCGGATACCGGCATTTATTACGACCTTCCCGGTGAAGGGTTGGTAGACACCCTGCGAGAGGCGCTATTGGAAGAGTGCCGATGA
- a CDS encoding peptidylprolyl isomerase: MTLNYKRYAAVILALAGLLTMPLSAVAEQKENAGSPAHVAIVNGETISNQDYQAELVLYKQRLQAQGMQIPEDLQDQVRTEVLNQMIGRELIFQQTQKSGIEVDSVQVDSELTAIKERFGDPEAFQAALNKMNMTEGKLKAQIVERTAIRSFIEKEIVSKIQVSDEEANTFYKDNPNYFKRPEEVHAQHILIKSNKEDDEKKKEASRQELMKIKKRIDAGEDFGELAKAHSQCPSAQNGGDLGSFGRGKMVPAFEEVAFGLKADEVSDIVETQFGYHLIKVLEHRQASTVDLEEARPRIVANLRNQKIQSEVNTYVEKLRGEAKIETFLK; encoded by the coding sequence ATGACCTTAAATTACAAAAGATATGCAGCCGTGATCCTGGCTCTGGCGGGTCTGCTGACGATGCCGCTTTCGGCCGTCGCCGAGCAGAAAGAGAATGCGGGATCTCCTGCCCATGTGGCCATAGTGAATGGTGAAACCATATCCAATCAAGATTACCAAGCCGAATTGGTCCTTTATAAACAGCGGTTGCAAGCGCAGGGAATGCAGATCCCTGAGGATTTGCAGGATCAGGTGCGGACTGAGGTGCTCAATCAAATGATCGGTCGCGAATTGATCTTTCAGCAAACTCAAAAAAGTGGCATCGAGGTCGATTCTGTCCAGGTGGATAGCGAGCTGACGGCCATTAAAGAGCGTTTTGGCGATCCTGAAGCCTTTCAGGCGGCTCTGAATAAAATGAACATGACCGAGGGCAAGTTGAAAGCCCAGATCGTTGAACGTACGGCCATCAGGTCCTTTATTGAGAAAGAAATCGTTTCCAAGATTCAGGTTTCGGACGAAGAGGCCAATACTTTTTACAAAGATAATCCCAATTACTTCAAACGGCCCGAAGAGGTGCATGCCCAGCATATCTTGATCAAGTCGAACAAGGAAGACGACGAAAAGAAAAAAGAGGCGTCTCGTCAGGAGTTGATGAAGATAAAAAAACGCATTGATGCGGGTGAGGACTTCGGCGAACTTGCAAAGGCTCACTCCCAGTGTCCCAGTGCCCAGAACGGCGGCGACTTAGGCAGTTTTGGCCGAGGTAAAATGGTGCCTGCCTTCGAAGAGGTGGCTTTCGGCTTAAAGGCCGACGAAGTCAGTGATATCGTGGAGACACAGTTCGGCTATCATCTGATTAAAGTCCTAGAGCATCGCCAGGCGTCTACGGTGGATCTTGAAGAGGCCCGGCCGCGAATTGTCGCCAACCTTCGCAACCAGAAAATTCAGTCAGAAGTGAATACTTATGTGGAAAAGTTGCGGGGCGAGGCCAAAATCGAGACTTTTCTAAAGTAA
- a CDS encoding ABC transporter substrate-binding protein, with translation MIRFKIGVFTAIVLTMALLTGNALAAKKVVVISAVSEQKAAAAGYTLVYDGINEGLQTAGITPIYQWVELDMAESEEQKAAVGARAVEKARQAKPDLIITLSDDCVKNVGMKIDDIPIVFTYVFGDPKTLGLPKENITGVTRGSYAADIWSMTHKLTGAKTVSLISKQSLAMAGVRQYLFAGADKLEAASGVRFKEMYLVDTFEEWENTVKNFSEDFIYLADTSRVVKGDRELSRTETTRWTVDNAKVPVIAASEVDVKAGALFSIVTSEKAMGMKAAEVALKVLEGTAPKDIPYVASTKGKLVINVKTAEKYKIDIPYEILSTAEAIYEE, from the coding sequence ATGATACGTTTTAAAATCGGAGTATTCACGGCAATTGTATTGACGATGGCGCTGCTGACGGGCAACGCCCTGGCCGCCAAAAAAGTGGTGGTCATTTCGGCCGTATCGGAACAAAAGGCCGCCGCCGCGGGTTATACGCTTGTATACGATGGCATCAATGAGGGATTGCAGACCGCCGGCATTACCCCGATATATCAGTGGGTCGAGCTGGATATGGCCGAAAGCGAGGAACAAAAAGCGGCTGTCGGCGCCAGGGCGGTTGAAAAGGCCAGACAAGCGAAACCAGACTTGATCATCACCCTTTCCGATGACTGCGTCAAGAACGTGGGTATGAAAATTGACGATATACCGATCGTTTTTACCTATGTTTTTGGGGACCCTAAAACTTTGGGGCTGCCCAAGGAGAATATCACCGGCGTGACCCGCGGATCCTATGCCGCCGACATCTGGTCCATGACCCATAAACTGACCGGTGCAAAAACCGTGTCCCTGATCAGCAAACAGAGCCTCGCCATGGCCGGGGTACGCCAATACCTGTTCGCAGGCGCCGACAAACTCGAAGCTGCCTCGGGCGTGCGTTTCAAGGAGATGTATCTGGTGGACACCTTCGAGGAGTGGGAAAACACGGTTAAAAATTTCTCAGAAGATTTCATCTACCTGGCAGACACTAGCCGGGTCGTCAAAGGCGATAGGGAGCTGAGCCGCACCGAAACCACCCGCTGGACCGTAGACAATGCCAAGGTACCGGTCATTGCCGCATCCGAGGTGGATGTCAAGGCCGGCGCCCTCTTCTCCATCGTCACATCGGAAAAGGCCATGGGCATGAAGGCCGCCGAAGTGGCCCTTAAAGTCCTTGAGGGTACAGCGCCTAAGGACATCCCCTACGTCGCCAGCACCAAGGGCAAGCTTGTCATCAACGTGAAAACCGCCGAAAAATACAAGATCGACATTCCATACGAGATCCTCTCGACTGCCGAAGCGATCTACGAAGAATAA
- a CDS encoding 3-deoxy-7-phosphoheptulonate synthase produces MKTYDIRIKDFTPLVSPDAFKDDIPIGERSTDAILEGRQIIQNIISRKDKRFMVITGPCSIHDEAAAIEYAQRLRALQEKVNDTIFLVMRVYFEKPRTTVGWKGLINDPNLDGTYDIVKGLKKARRMLNEITDMGLPTATELLDPFIPQYLAGLVCWAAIGARTTESQTHREMASGLSMPVGFKNGTDGNLKVALNAMIAAGSPQHFLGIDHNGQASIVATTGNPYAHLVLRGGKRPNYDSVTIREVMDMLSEKKLTNGIVVDCSHSNSRKQYKEQAVVWNDVLHQRISGNDAIIGMMLESNLNEGQQKNTGDLNTMAYGVSITDACISWETTEGLILDACRQLRNT; encoded by the coding sequence ATGAAAACCTACGATATCCGTATCAAAGATTTCACCCCCCTCGTTTCACCGGATGCATTCAAGGACGACATCCCCATTGGTGAACGTTCCACCGATGCGATTTTGGAGGGACGACAGATCATCCAGAACATTATTTCTCGAAAAGACAAGCGTTTTATGGTGATTACGGGACCTTGCTCGATCCATGACGAGGCGGCTGCCATCGAGTATGCCCAGCGGCTTCGAGCCCTTCAGGAAAAAGTCAACGATACAATTTTTCTGGTCATGCGTGTCTATTTCGAGAAACCCCGCACCACCGTTGGATGGAAGGGCCTGATCAATGATCCCAACCTTGACGGCACCTACGATATCGTAAAGGGACTTAAAAAAGCCCGGCGTATGCTCAACGAAATTACCGATATGGGCCTGCCGACCGCCACGGAGTTGCTCGATCCATTTATCCCCCAATACCTCGCCGGCCTGGTATGCTGGGCCGCCATTGGTGCCCGCACCACGGAATCGCAAACCCATCGCGAAATGGCCAGCGGTCTCTCCATGCCGGTAGGATTCAAAAACGGTACCGACGGCAACCTCAAGGTGGCCCTCAATGCCATGATCGCCGCAGGTTCCCCCCAACATTTTTTGGGAATCGATCACAACGGACAGGCCAGCATCGTCGCCACCACCGGAAACCCATACGCTCACCTGGTCCTGCGCGGGGGCAAGCGCCCCAATTACGATTCGGTCACAATTCGAGAGGTGATGGACATGTTGTCCGAAAAGAAATTAACCAACGGCATCGTGGTAGACTGCTCGCACTCCAACTCCCGCAAACAGTACAAGGAACAAGCGGTGGTCTGGAACGATGTCCTCCACCAGCGAATTTCCGGAAATGACGCCATCATCGGCATGATGCTGGAAAGCAACCTCAATGAAGGGCAACAGAAAAACACCGGTGATCTCAATACCATGGCCTATGGCGTTTCCATCACAGATGCCTGTATATCCTGGGAAACCACCGAGGGGTTGATTCTCGACGCCTGCAGGCAACTGCGCAACACCTGA
- a CDS encoding UvrD-helicase domain-containing protein has protein sequence MKSFELMQSPLAGVQLIEAGAGTGKTYNIAALFLRLIVERGLGIHEILVVTYTKAATEELKSRIRHRLVSAKTCLIYGSLDKLVDAIVERCGDRDIALQRIVDALTDFDRAAIFTIHGFCQRLLNHFCL, from the coding sequence ATGAAATCATTTGAATTGATGCAATCGCCCCTGGCGGGCGTCCAACTCATAGAGGCAGGTGCCGGTACCGGTAAAACCTACAACATTGCCGCTCTTTTTCTGCGTTTGATTGTGGAGAGGGGGTTGGGGATCCATGAAATCTTGGTGGTCACCTATACCAAGGCGGCCACCGAAGAGTTGAAGAGTCGTATAAGGCACAGATTGGTGAGTGCCAAAACATGCCTGATATATGGGAGTTTAGATAAATTAGTTGATGCGATAGTTGAGCGTTGCGGGGATCGGGATATCGCTCTCCAGCGTATCGTCGACGCGCTCACGGATTTCGATCGGGCCGCTATTTTCACCATTCATGGTTTCTGCCAGCGTCTGTTGAACCATTTTTGCCTTTGA
- a CDS encoding EscU/YscU/HrcU family type III secretion system export apparatus switch protein translates to MSDQQPKKAAALRYDQIQDRAPKVVAKGRGKMAARIVAAAQEHGVPLVEDPNLVQMLETLDIDTEIPSELYQAVAEVLVFVYRLNRSR, encoded by the coding sequence ATGTCTGATCAGCAACCCAAGAAAGCGGCAGCCCTGCGCTATGATCAGATTCAGGATCGAGCGCCGAAGGTCGTGGCCAAGGGGCGTGGCAAAATGGCGGCGCGGATAGTGGCGGCGGCTCAAGAGCATGGTGTCCCGCTTGTCGAGGACCCCAATCTGGTGCAGATGCTCGAGACGCTCGATATCGACACCGAGATTCCGTCCGAGCTTTACCAGGCCGTCGCAGAGGTATTGGTTTTTGTCTATCGCCTGAATCGAAGCAGATGA